The following proteins come from a genomic window of Rhodoligotrophos sp. CJ14:
- the rtcA gene encoding RNA 3'-terminal phosphate cyclase, translating to MIIIDGSEGEGGGQVVRNALALSLVTGQPFRMTNIRGRREKPGLMRQHLTAVEAACAIGGATCEGVAVGSLEIAFTPGRVVPGEYRFAVGTAGSTSLVLQTVLMPLLLADAPSRLVLEGGTHNMMAPPFEFIDRVFLPIVNRMGPQVSARLVRHGFFPRGGGRIEVEIAPAKLSPVDCIDRGPLQSVSGTALFAALPFNVAEREIKTARRILTDWPEDSFAVRQLSDEQGPGNALLLEAVFEHATEIVTGFGKLGVSAESLAKTAAHRMAGFLASDAFAGPYLADQLLLPFALAGGGSFTTVKPSQHALTARDIIERFTGERWVFEQQSSGCHLVRHA from the coding sequence ATGATCATCATCGACGGGTCGGAAGGCGAAGGCGGCGGCCAGGTCGTGCGCAATGCGCTCGCACTGTCGCTCGTCACCGGCCAGCCCTTCCGCATGACGAATATTCGCGGGCGGCGCGAGAAGCCGGGACTGATGCGCCAGCATCTGACCGCGGTCGAGGCGGCGTGCGCGATCGGCGGAGCGACGTGCGAAGGCGTGGCGGTCGGATCGCTCGAGATCGCCTTCACGCCGGGTCGTGTGGTTCCGGGCGAGTATCGCTTCGCTGTGGGCACCGCGGGCAGCACCAGCCTCGTCCTCCAGACCGTGCTGATGCCACTGCTGCTCGCCGATGCGCCGTCACGGCTCGTGCTGGAGGGCGGCACACACAACATGATGGCGCCGCCGTTCGAATTCATCGACCGCGTGTTCCTGCCGATCGTGAACCGCATGGGGCCACAGGTCTCCGCACGGCTGGTTCGCCACGGCTTCTTCCCACGCGGCGGGGGACGGATCGAAGTGGAGATCGCGCCGGCCAAGCTTTCTCCGGTCGACTGCATCGACCGTGGCCCGTTGCAGTCGGTGTCGGGGACGGCACTGTTCGCGGCGCTGCCGTTCAACGTCGCCGAGCGCGAGATCAAGACCGCGCGCCGGATTTTGACCGATTGGCCGGAGGACAGCTTCGCTGTGCGTCAGCTTTCCGACGAACAGGGACCGGGCAACGCACTGCTGCTGGAAGCGGTGTTCGAGCACGCGACCGAGATCGTCACCGGTTTCGGCAAGCTCGGGGTATCGGCGGAATCGCTGGCGAAGACCGCAGCACACCGCATGGCCGGCTTCCTGGCCTCGGACGCGTTCGCCGGGCCGTATCTGGCAGACCAACTGCTGCTGCCATTCGCGCTTGCCGGCGGGGGGAGCTTCACTACGGTCAAGCCCAGCCAGCACGCGCTCACCGCGCGCGACATCATCGAGCGCTTCACCGGTGAGCGCTGGGTGTTCGAACAACAGTCGAGCGGCTGCCATCTCGTGCGGCACGCTTGA
- a CDS encoding DNA-binding protein: MDTNTEGLDLLWEVAAIAKLIGRSERQTFNLLAGGQLPAKKVGGRWVASRQKLIAFFLEDAA; this comes from the coding sequence ATGGACACCAATACGGAGGGCCTCGACCTTCTCTGGGAGGTCGCGGCTATCGCGAAGCTGATTGGCCGCTCGGAGCGGCAGACATTCAACCTGCTTGCAGGCGGGCAACTTCCGGCCAAGAAGGTCGGCGGGCGCTGGGTGGCCAGCCGTCAAAAGCTGATCGCCTTCTTTCTTGAAGATGCGGCGTGA
- a CDS encoding RNA-binding protein, whose amino-acid sequence MANKRLFASAVAKLLPRADAVNRERAPAYDYGPEHKLAQLAATGTLADNFYDAAEAQLADVLEAARACDPHFVAQAAIYARSWGAMKDMPALLAAYLTVADPDLAIPVFKRVIDNGRMLRNFVAVMRSGQVGRSSLGSRPKRLVQRWLEQASMAQLMAAATGKDPSLADIVRMVHPKPSDVSRKAFYGWLIGRPYDVATLPPEIAAFEAWKRDRSAPLPPVPFEWLTSFPLTAENWAVLAGRIGWQALRMNLSTLARNGAFRVEGVAETAAARLADRDALAKVRPLPYQLMVALGQIGESVPLNVQAALEDALEQSLVRVPKVPGKVVVCPDVSGSMLSPATGYRKGASSKVRCIDVAALVAAAMLRTNCEARVLPFEHAVVKLKLDPYARVAVNAAKLAAVGGGGTNVSAPLAMLNAERAAVDLVVIVSDNQSWVDATRHGATATMREWVRLRKRNPGAKLVCIDIQPYGNTQAQGRVDILNVGGFSDAVFDTIARFVSNETRDWVSIVKQMEV is encoded by the coding sequence ATGGCCAACAAGAGACTTTTTGCTTCGGCGGTCGCGAAGCTGCTGCCGCGCGCGGATGCGGTGAACCGCGAGCGCGCGCCGGCTTACGATTATGGGCCGGAGCACAAGCTGGCGCAGCTTGCTGCCACGGGCACGCTCGCCGACAATTTCTATGACGCGGCCGAGGCGCAGCTGGCCGATGTCCTGGAAGCGGCGCGGGCCTGCGATCCGCATTTCGTGGCGCAGGCCGCGATCTATGCGCGGTCGTGGGGCGCGATGAAGGATATGCCGGCATTGCTGGCGGCGTACCTTACGGTTGCCGATCCCGACCTCGCGATCCCGGTGTTTAAGCGCGTGATCGACAACGGGCGCATGCTTCGCAATTTCGTGGCAGTGATGCGCTCGGGCCAGGTCGGGCGAAGCTCACTCGGCTCTCGCCCGAAGCGGCTGGTCCAGCGTTGGCTGGAGCAGGCATCGATGGCGCAGTTGATGGCAGCCGCAACCGGCAAGGATCCGAGCCTGGCGGACATCGTCCGGATGGTTCACCCGAAGCCGTCGGATGTCTCGCGCAAGGCCTTCTATGGCTGGCTGATCGGCCGTCCCTACGACGTCGCCACGCTGCCGCCTGAGATCGCCGCGTTCGAGGCGTGGAAGCGGGACCGTTCGGCCCCGCTGCCGCCGGTGCCGTTCGAATGGCTGACCTCCTTCCCGCTCACCGCGGAGAACTGGGCGGTGCTTGCCGGGCGGATCGGATGGCAGGCCCTGCGGATGAACCTCAGCACGCTTGCGCGCAACGGCGCCTTCCGTGTGGAGGGGGTCGCGGAAACGGCCGCTGCACGACTAGCCGATCGTGATGCGCTCGCGAAGGTCCGGCCCTTGCCCTACCAGCTGATGGTGGCGCTAGGGCAGATCGGCGAGAGCGTGCCGCTCAATGTGCAGGCGGCGCTGGAGGACGCGCTCGAGCAATCGCTCGTCCGCGTGCCGAAGGTGCCGGGTAAGGTGGTCGTCTGCCCCGATGTGTCGGGGTCCATGCTCTCGCCGGCGACGGGCTACCGCAAGGGCGCCTCGTCCAAGGTGCGGTGCATCGATGTCGCGGCGCTGGTCGCGGCGGCGATGCTGCGGACCAATTGCGAGGCGCGGGTGCTACCGTTCGAGCACGCAGTGGTGAAGCTGAAGCTGGATCCGTATGCCCGGGTCGCGGTCAACGCGGCGAAGCTGGCGGCGGTCGGCGGTGGCGGAACCAACGTCTCGGCGCCGCTGGCGATGCTTAATGCGGAGCGGGCGGCGGTCGATCTGGTCGTCATCGTCTCGGACAACCAGTCCTGGGTGGATGCCACCCGGCACGGGGCGACCGCGACGATGCGCGAATGGGTCCGACTGAGGAAGCGCAACCCGGGCGCCAAGCTCGTGTGCATCGATATCCAGCCCTATGGAAACACGCAGGCCCAGGGGCGGGTGGATATCCTCAATGTCGGGGGCTTCTCCGACGCGGTGTTCGACACGATCGCGCGCTTCGTCTCGAACGAGACCCGCGACTGGGTCAGCATCGTCAAACAGATGGAGGTATGA
- a CDS encoding SDR family oxidoreductase, with translation MSTGKAAEPPVAIITAASQGIGEAVARKLANQGWRVALMARSERVEKIAAELGGHALRGSITEVSDLRRLVDETLRQFGRIDGVVLSSGNAARGPLLEISDEDWHKGFDLLLMLAIRVARLSTPHLAAAGGGSIVNISSFAAREPDGRLAVSSVIRAGLTAFAKLYAAEHASAGIRMNNLLPGYMENAPQDPQVTARIPSRRLGAMNELAATAAFLLSADAAYINGQDILVDGGLVRGI, from the coding sequence GTGAGCACGGGAAAGGCCGCCGAGCCGCCCGTCGCCATTATCACTGCCGCATCTCAGGGAATCGGTGAAGCCGTTGCACGCAAGCTCGCAAACCAGGGCTGGCGCGTTGCGCTCATGGCAAGATCGGAGCGCGTCGAAAAGATTGCGGCCGAGCTTGGCGGGCACGCATTGCGCGGATCGATCACAGAGGTCAGCGATCTTAGACGGCTTGTCGACGAGACGCTGCGGCAGTTCGGTCGTATCGACGGTGTCGTGCTGAGCAGCGGTAATGCCGCACGCGGGCCGCTGCTTGAGATTAGCGATGAAGATTGGCACAAGGGCTTTGACCTGCTGCTGATGCTGGCCATTCGCGTGGCGCGACTGTCAACACCGCATTTGGCAGCCGCAGGGGGTGGCAGCATCGTGAACATCTCGAGCTTTGCTGCTCGTGAGCCGGATGGCCGCCTGGCGGTATCGTCGGTTATCCGGGCGGGGCTTACAGCCTTCGCGAAGCTCTATGCAGCCGAGCATGCCTCGGCAGGCATCCGCATGAACAATCTTCTGCCCGGGTATATGGAGAACGCTCCGCAAGATCCGCAGGTGACGGCCCGGATCCCCAGCCGGCGCCTCGGCGCCATGAATGAGCTTGCCGCCACGGCTGCTTTCCTCCTCTCCGCCGATGCTGCCTATATCAACGGCCAGGACATCTTGGTCGACGGCGGGCTCGTTAGAGGGATCTGA
- a CDS encoding Arc family DNA-binding protein, translating into MPRGKFPSDKQDQFMLRLPDGLRDRIKAQAEKNGRSMNAEIVRVLEREFPKPVPTVARLMLLLGQAGTLRRSLRGEGVDQLIDQLYESIEAIVVDQMRIDNEEARSLTKEPSEDRDIEQDEGLKAEQPDVSRFGSGRSGA; encoded by the coding sequence ATGCCCCGCGGCAAGTTTCCGAGCGACAAGCAGGACCAGTTCATGCTGAGACTGCCAGACGGCCTTCGCGACCGCATCAAGGCACAAGCCGAAAAGAACGGGCGATCGATGAACGCCGAAATCGTCCGAGTGCTCGAGCGGGAGTTCCCAAAACCCGTTCCGACGGTGGCAAGGCTTATGCTCCTGCTTGGCCAGGCGGGTACCCTTAGGAGATCCCTCCGGGGCGAGGGCGTCGATCAGCTGATCGATCAGCTCTACGAGTCCATAGAAGCAATCGTTGTGGATCAAATGAGAATCGACAATGAGGAGGCCCGGTCGCTCACGAAAGAGCCTTCGGAAGATCGCGATATAGAACAGGATGAGGGTCTTAAGGCGGAACAGCCGGACGTGAGCCGCTTCGGCAGCGGCAGATCAGGGGCGTGA
- a CDS encoding nucleotidyltransferase domain-containing protein, which translates to MTGQVHDPITPAVRREIEQRLNAVEATQGVRLLMAVESGSRAWGFPSADSDYDVRFVYVRPRDWYLSLALRRDVIEHAIVDEIDLSGWDVRKALGLLLKSNAVVSEWMQSPIRYRADDPFVSRLSALADELLDPRALAHHYANLGRAASNRWLDRPGDVPVKKYFYALRPALAVRALRLNPAARPPMNLQALIGVAGLRASIVAQISELVEAKSRTNERSNGMRVSEIDALIGDELGRAAELPAAPMREDAVARASELFAELVNT; encoded by the coding sequence ATGACTGGCCAGGTTCACGATCCCATCACTCCTGCCGTGCGGCGAGAGATCGAACAGCGGCTCAACGCGGTCGAGGCTACGCAGGGCGTGCGCCTGCTGATGGCGGTCGAGTCGGGGTCCCGGGCGTGGGGCTTCCCGTCGGCCGACAGCGATTACGATGTGCGCTTCGTTTATGTGCGACCGCGTGACTGGTATCTATCGCTGGCGCTCAGGCGCGACGTGATCGAGCATGCAATCGTGGACGAGATCGACCTCAGCGGGTGGGACGTGCGCAAGGCGCTTGGCCTGCTGCTCAAGTCGAACGCGGTGGTCAGCGAATGGATGCAGTCGCCGATACGCTATCGAGCGGACGATCCATTTGTCAGCAGGCTTTCGGCTTTGGCCGACGAACTGCTCGATCCCCGGGCGTTGGCGCATCACTATGCCAATCTCGGGCGCGCGGCGTCGAACCGTTGGCTCGATAGGCCCGGCGACGTGCCGGTGAAGAAGTATTTCTACGCGCTCCGGCCTGCGTTGGCGGTTCGCGCACTCCGTCTGAACCCAGCTGCGCGGCCGCCGATGAACCTTCAAGCACTGATCGGCGTGGCCGGTCTGCGGGCGTCCATCGTCGCGCAGATCAGCGAACTGGTCGAGGCGAAGAGCCGGACGAACGAGCGCTCGAACGGCATGCGGGTATCGGAGATCGATGCGCTGATAGGGGATGAACTCGGGCGCGCTGCCGAATTGCCAGCAGCGCCGATGCGCGAAGACGCGGTGGCGCGTGCGAGCGAGCTTTTTGCGGAACTGGTGAATACATGA
- a CDS encoding DUF6074 family protein: MKHLPLLDWTPPSRVLVFPLARRTSKVRHVAEMLSRRQGDDADLYWRQVISAARKSLERLGIHTHAIGGELMAFRNAVQRELIRLSNCGGRSGGGAA; this comes from the coding sequence ATGAAGCATCTCCCGCTACTTGATTGGACGCCACCAAGCCGTGTTCTGGTGTTTCCCCTGGCAAGGCGGACCAGCAAGGTCCGTCATGTCGCCGAGATGCTGTCACGTAGGCAGGGTGATGATGCCGACCTGTACTGGCGCCAGGTAATTTCGGCAGCCCGCAAGAGCTTGGAACGGCTTGGTATCCATACCCATGCCATCGGCGGGGAACTGATGGCATTCCGCAATGCGGTGCAAAGGGAGCTCATCCGCTTAAGCAATTGCGGTGGACGCAGCGGTGGCGGTGCAGCGTAA
- a CDS encoding tyrosine-type recombinase/integrase, which produces MSVRKRTWRTSSGEDKSSWVVDYVDTKGKRRLKTFRLKKEADAFAATANVEVRQGVHVADSASLTISEAAEIWHKAVAVGRNGRDPAEASTLRQYRTHIDRHIVPALGHEKLSRLTTPRARAFRDELLEKLSRPMAKKVLTSFKSIIREAQSRGLVMANVAAPVTIQTGGGNNRHREEVTIPEPAEIRALLAKLEQLATQPNKQWSKAWRRWRALISTAIYTGCRASELRGMPWEAIDLKAGTITVKQRADENGKIGSPKSAAGRRTINIPAQLVATLREWKLESPKGPLVFPNWQGKVESLANIHTRCWRPLLIAAAVAVPKLDDAGNVVRDKEGQLIMLPKYNFHALRHFRASLLINDGANPKEVQVEMGHSSITITLGLYGHIFRDEEADKRRRDRAERLASSLG; this is translated from the coding sequence ATGTCTGTTCGCAAGCGCACATGGCGCACTAGCAGCGGTGAGGACAAGTCTTCGTGGGTCGTCGACTACGTCGACACCAAGGGCAAGCGCCGGCTGAAGACATTTCGGCTCAAAAAAGAGGCAGACGCCTTCGCGGCGACCGCGAATGTGGAGGTGCGGCAGGGGGTGCATGTTGCGGACAGCGCCAGCCTCACCATAAGCGAAGCGGCTGAGATCTGGCACAAGGCTGTAGCGGTCGGCAGGAACGGGCGTGACCCGGCGGAGGCATCGACGCTCCGGCAATACCGAACCCATATCGACAGGCACATTGTGCCGGCCCTCGGTCATGAGAAGCTGTCCCGGCTGACGACGCCCCGGGCCAGGGCATTCAGGGATGAACTGCTCGAGAAGCTATCCCGGCCGATGGCGAAGAAGGTGCTCACCAGTTTCAAGAGCATCATCCGTGAAGCCCAGTCGCGTGGCCTCGTGATGGCCAACGTAGCAGCGCCCGTCACCATTCAGACAGGGGGAGGGAATAACCGTCATCGCGAGGAAGTCACGATCCCCGAGCCAGCGGAAATCCGGGCTCTCTTGGCGAAGCTTGAGCAATTAGCCACTCAGCCAAACAAGCAGTGGTCTAAGGCGTGGCGCCGATGGCGCGCCCTGATCTCGACCGCTATCTATACCGGCTGCCGCGCGAGCGAGCTCCGCGGGATGCCTTGGGAGGCAATTGACCTAAAAGCAGGCACGATCACGGTAAAACAGCGGGCGGACGAAAACGGGAAGATTGGATCGCCCAAGAGCGCCGCTGGCCGTCGCACCATTAACATCCCGGCCCAGCTCGTTGCCACCCTACGTGAATGGAAACTGGAGTCGCCGAAAGGTCCGTTGGTCTTCCCCAACTGGCAAGGCAAGGTAGAATCCCTCGCGAACATTCACACCCGCTGCTGGCGACCGCTCCTGATCGCCGCTGCAGTAGCAGTGCCTAAGCTCGACGATGCCGGCAATGTTGTACGGGATAAGGAAGGGCAGCTGATCATGCTTCCCAAGTATAACTTCCATGCTCTCCGGCATTTCCGCGCTTCGCTTCTGATCAACGACGGCGCCAATCCCAAAGAGGTTCAGGTCGAGATGGGGCACAGCTCCATCACGATAACGCTCGGGCTGTACGGGCATATTTTCCGCGACGAGGAAGCCGATAAAAGGCGCCGTGATAGGGCGGAGCGGCTAGCCTCGTCCCTGGGGTGA
- a CDS encoding glutathione S-transferase family protein, which produces MTELTLYWSPGSCSQAVRVALAECEAQYEARRLFLNEGDQSKPEYLAINPRGRVPALQVDGAVITEVLAILVFIARRWPERVLLPREPIAEAQSLATMAWLSNTVHPGFARLFRPERVVSDPAVYPAVRDNARTLTWSNLQEIERALQHAPWMAGAAYSVCDPYTLVFLAWGKRLEFPLDELPACQDFITRMLDRPAVRKVLEEENSILLENRS; this is translated from the coding sequence ATGACGGAGCTTACGCTATATTGGTCCCCTGGCTCGTGTTCCCAGGCTGTGCGTGTTGCCTTGGCAGAATGCGAGGCACAGTATGAAGCGCGCCGACTGTTCCTGAACGAAGGCGATCAATCGAAACCGGAATATCTTGCCATTAATCCTCGCGGCCGGGTCCCAGCTCTGCAGGTCGACGGTGCCGTCATCACCGAGGTCTTGGCGATCCTTGTGTTCATCGCGAGGAGATGGCCTGAAAGGGTCCTGCTCCCGCGCGAGCCCATCGCAGAAGCGCAGTCTCTTGCGACCATGGCGTGGTTATCGAATACGGTTCACCCCGGGTTCGCGCGGCTCTTCAGGCCGGAACGTGTCGTGAGCGATCCGGCGGTATATCCCGCGGTTCGCGATAACGCGCGCACCCTGACGTGGTCCAATCTTCAAGAGATCGAGCGTGCACTCCAGCACGCGCCCTGGATGGCGGGCGCCGCCTACAGCGTCTGTGATCCTTATACGCTCGTGTTCCTCGCCTGGGGAAAGCGGCTCGAGTTTCCGCTAGACGAGCTACCGGCCTGCCAGGACTTCATCACCCGAATGCTGGACAGACCCGCCGTGCGAAAGGTTCTTGAGGAGGAAAACAGCATCCTCTTGGAAAATCGGTCGTGA
- a CDS encoding RtcB family protein, protein MTETLYDFQHVEGGVSIKLWTRGVPVEEEARAQLSRVAQMPFIFKHVAAMPDVHVGIGATVGSVIPTKGAVIPAAVGVDIGCGMMAARTSLVASDLPDDLKGIRSAMEQAVPHGRDVGRGKRDKGSWGDPPPMIIEAWATLSARFKRITDKYPKLANANNLVHLGTLGTGNHFIELCLDEEQRVWIMLHSGSRGVGNAVGSFFIELAKQDMRKWHINLPDQDLAYFPEGTDHFDDYVEAVGWAQDFAALNRRMMMTNIIRALRGQIAKPFDAELEAVNCHHNYVQRENHFGQNVLVTRKGAVRAAKGVLGIIPGSMGAKSFIVRGLSNPESFDSCSHGAGRVMSRTAAKKLVTLDEHIRDTTGVECRKDEGVIDETPKAYKPIEAVMAAQADLVEIVHTLKQVVCVKG, encoded by the coding sequence ATGACCGAGACACTATATGACTTTCAGCACGTCGAGGGCGGCGTATCGATCAAGCTGTGGACCCGTGGCGTGCCGGTGGAGGAGGAGGCACGGGCGCAGCTTTCGCGCGTGGCGCAGATGCCGTTCATCTTCAAGCATGTCGCCGCGATGCCCGACGTCCATGTCGGCATCGGTGCGACCGTGGGCTCGGTGATCCCGACCAAGGGCGCGGTGATTCCGGCGGCGGTGGGGGTGGACATCGGTTGCGGCATGATGGCGGCGCGCACCTCGCTGGTCGCGAGTGATCTCCCCGACGACCTCAAAGGGATCCGCTCGGCGATGGAGCAGGCGGTCCCGCACGGGCGCGACGTAGGCCGCGGCAAGCGCGACAAGGGCTCGTGGGGCGACCCGCCACCCATGATTATCGAGGCATGGGCGACCTTGTCGGCACGCTTTAAGCGGATCACGGACAAGTACCCGAAGCTCGCCAACGCCAACAACCTGGTGCATCTCGGCACGCTGGGCACGGGCAACCACTTCATCGAGCTCTGCCTCGACGAGGAGCAGCGCGTGTGGATCATGCTCCATTCGGGCTCGCGCGGCGTGGGCAATGCCGTCGGCAGCTTCTTCATCGAGCTGGCGAAGCAGGACATGCGCAAGTGGCATATCAACCTGCCCGACCAGGATCTGGCATATTTCCCGGAGGGGACTGATCATTTCGACGACTATGTCGAGGCGGTCGGCTGGGCGCAGGATTTCGCGGCGCTCAATCGGCGCATGATGATGACCAACATCATCCGCGCGCTGCGCGGCCAGATCGCGAAGCCGTTCGACGCCGAGCTGGAGGCGGTGAACTGCCATCACAACTACGTCCAGCGGGAGAACCATTTCGGCCAGAACGTGCTGGTCACCCGCAAGGGCGCGGTACGTGCGGCGAAGGGCGTGCTCGGCATCATTCCCGGCTCGATGGGCGCCAAATCGTTCATCGTTCGCGGGCTGAGCAATCCTGAGTCGTTCGACAGCTGCTCGCACGGCGCGGGCCGTGTGATGTCCCGCACGGCGGCGAAGAAGCTGGTGACGCTGGACGAGCACATCCGCGACACCACGGGCGTCGAGTGCCGCAAGGACGAAGGTGTTATCGACGAGACGCCCAAGGCTTATAAGCCGATCGAGGCCGTAATGGCTGCGCAGGCGGACCTGGTCGAGATCGTCCACACGCTGAAGCAGGTGGTGTGCGTGAAAGGCTGA
- the rtcR gene encoding RNA repair transcriptional activator RtcR, which produces MKPIVVVGFLGSTLDASKFGPSRWNKWRPTVSLAMHEDLRVDRLILIHGSGHSRLAEYVAQDVASVSPETAVELRVLDFKDPWDFEEVYGKLLDFARAEPFDPDAEDYLIHITTGTHVAQICLFLLTEARYLPGRLLQTQPVRGSLNPTGTWTAIDLDLSRYDSIATRFAVATEESTSFLKSGIETRSAAFNRMIDEIERVALRSKAPILLMGPTGGGKSQLARRIYELKRLKHQIAGTFVEVNCATLKGDGAMSALFGHRKGAFTGAVVDRPGLLRTADKGMLFLDEIGELGLDEQAMILRAIEDKRFLPVGADKEAASEFQLIAGTNRDLGEAVTTGAFRDDLYARLNLWTFQLPGLVDRREDIEPNLDYELDRFAEREGNRASFNKEARQRYLAFATGPGATWPGNFRDLAASVTRMATLSPKGRIDVECVDAEIQRLKRLWSSQRDDGAGVLREVLKPEALAEIDPFDRVQLAEAIRVCRKSRSLSEAGRTLFAASRARRTSANDADRLRKYLARFGLDWTAISHR; this is translated from the coding sequence ATGAAGCCTATCGTGGTTGTTGGATTCCTTGGCTCGACGCTGGACGCGAGCAAGTTCGGCCCATCGCGCTGGAACAAATGGCGGCCGACCGTCAGCCTGGCGATGCACGAAGATCTGCGCGTCGACCGATTGATCCTGATCCATGGCAGCGGCCACAGTCGGCTGGCCGAATATGTTGCGCAGGATGTCGCCTCCGTCTCACCCGAAACCGCCGTCGAGCTGCGAGTGCTCGACTTCAAGGACCCGTGGGACTTCGAAGAGGTCTACGGCAAGCTGCTCGACTTTGCGCGCGCCGAGCCCTTCGATCCCGACGCTGAGGATTATCTGATCCACATCACCACGGGCACGCATGTCGCACAGATCTGCCTGTTCCTGCTGACCGAGGCGCGCTACCTGCCCGGTCGCCTGCTCCAGACCCAACCTGTGCGCGGTTCGCTCAATCCAACCGGCACCTGGACTGCGATCGACCTCGACCTATCGCGTTATGACAGCATCGCCACCCGCTTTGCTGTCGCTACCGAGGAGAGTACGTCCTTTCTCAAATCGGGGATCGAGACGCGCAGTGCTGCCTTCAACCGGATGATCGATGAGATCGAGCGGGTGGCGCTGCGCTCGAAAGCGCCGATCCTGCTGATGGGACCGACGGGCGGCGGCAAGAGCCAGCTGGCACGCCGCATCTACGAGCTGAAGCGCCTGAAGCACCAGATCGCCGGCACTTTCGTCGAAGTGAATTGCGCGACGCTGAAGGGCGACGGCGCGATGTCGGCGCTGTTCGGGCATCGCAAGGGCGCGTTCACCGGTGCCGTGGTCGACCGTCCAGGGCTGCTTCGCACGGCCGACAAAGGCATGCTGTTCTTGGACGAGATCGGCGAGCTTGGGCTGGACGAGCAGGCGATGATCTTGCGCGCGATCGAGGACAAGCGCTTCCTTCCCGTCGGGGCCGACAAGGAAGCGGCATCCGAGTTCCAGCTGATCGCCGGCACCAACCGCGACCTGGGTGAGGCCGTGACCACCGGCGCATTTCGCGACGACCTTTATGCGCGTCTCAACCTGTGGACTTTCCAGCTTCCTGGTCTCGTTGATCGTCGCGAGGATATCGAGCCCAATCTCGACTATGAACTCGACCGCTTCGCCGAGCGTGAGGGCAATCGCGCCAGTTTCAACAAGGAAGCGCGGCAGCGTTACCTGGCGTTCGCAACCGGGCCCGGTGCAACGTGGCCCGGCAACTTCCGCGACCTCGCCGCCAGCGTCACGCGCATGGCAACGCTCAGCCCGAAAGGCCGCATCGACGTGGAATGCGTCGATGCTGAAATCCAACGCCTGAAGCGCCTCTGGTCCAGCCAGCGAGACGACGGCGCGGGTGTTTTAAGGGAGGTCCTTAAGCCCGAAGCGCTCGCCGAGATTGACCCTTTCGATCGCGTGCAGCTTGCCGAGGCGATCCGCGTTTGCCGGAAAAGCCGCTCGCTCTCCGAAGCTGGCCGAACCCTCTTCGCAGCCTCGCGGGCGCGCCGGACTTCCGCGAACGATGCCGATCGGCTGCGCAAATATCTCGCACGGTTCGGGCTGGATTGGACCGCCATCTCGCATCGTTGA